In a genomic window of Agarivorans albus:
- a CDS encoding HlyD family type I secretion periplasmic adaptor subunit, translated as MSKRKQDLSEAELKFVDDINAAILMKTPRRSKRLLWLIFVLLACALYWAHWAKVDEVTVGSGKVIPSQQIQTIQNLEGGILKQILVKEGEHVEPAQPLLLIDDTRFRSDFREQQQRVINLEGDVARLKSEIASIQLNPELPTQQWRDQVQVVEVDIAFDDEFKQQYPSEVTGQQLQKSARLSALQNQLSITAGQIEQKQQELLELKSKITHVNTSYNLVLEELRITKPLAEEGIVSQVEILKLRRQANDLNGELQSSKLLEPKINSAIGETIYKRRDIALNFLSEARRELNQIEAELQPLSEGQVGLRDRVDRTSVVSPVKGTVKKIYINTVGGVVQPGMSIMEIVPIEDNLLVEAKIQPKDIAFLRPGLKTVVKFSAYDFSIYGGLDGQLEHISADTILDEEGNSYYLVRVRTDKNYLGNDEAPLPIIPGMLSSVDIITGKKSILDYLLKPIIKAQQSALRER; from the coding sequence ATGAGTAAGCGCAAGCAGGACCTCTCGGAAGCTGAGCTAAAGTTTGTTGACGATATTAATGCTGCTATTTTGATGAAAACGCCACGTCGTTCTAAGCGTTTGTTGTGGCTTATTTTTGTTTTGCTAGCTTGCGCACTGTATTGGGCTCACTGGGCCAAAGTTGATGAAGTTACAGTAGGCAGCGGTAAAGTTATTCCTTCGCAACAAATTCAAACCATTCAGAATCTAGAAGGCGGTATTCTGAAGCAGATTTTGGTTAAAGAAGGAGAGCACGTCGAGCCAGCCCAGCCCTTATTGCTAATTGACGATACCCGCTTTCGTTCCGACTTTAGAGAACAACAACAACGGGTGATTAACCTAGAAGGCGACGTGGCTCGTCTTAAAAGTGAAATTGCCAGTATTCAATTAAACCCTGAATTACCAACGCAGCAGTGGCGTGATCAAGTGCAAGTTGTTGAGGTCGACATCGCCTTTGATGATGAGTTTAAACAGCAATACCCCTCAGAAGTCACCGGCCAGCAGCTGCAAAAGTCAGCACGTTTAAGCGCATTACAAAATCAGTTATCCATTACTGCTGGTCAAATAGAGCAAAAGCAGCAAGAGCTACTCGAGCTTAAGTCCAAAATTACCCATGTAAATACCAGTTACAATCTCGTCCTAGAAGAATTGCGAATTACCAAGCCTTTAGCCGAAGAAGGCATTGTCTCGCAAGTTGAGATATTAAAACTACGCCGCCAAGCCAACGATTTAAATGGTGAGTTGCAAAGTAGCAAGTTGTTAGAACCTAAGATCAACAGCGCCATCGGCGAAACCATTTATAAGCGCCGAGATATCGCTCTTAACTTTCTTAGTGAGGCTCGCCGTGAGCTCAACCAAATTGAAGCAGAGCTACAACCTTTAAGCGAGGGGCAGGTTGGCTTGCGTGATAGGGTTGATAGAACCTCGGTGGTTTCTCCGGTAAAAGGCACGGTAAAGAAAATCTACATCAATACCGTTGGCGGCGTCGTCCAGCCAGGTATGAGCATCATGGAAATTGTCCCGATCGAAGATAACCTTTTGGTTGAGGCGAAAATTCAGCCAAAAGATATTGCATTTCTTCGGCCAGGGCTTAAAACTGTTGTTAAATTCAGTGCTTACGATTTTTCTATCTACGGTGGATTGGACGGCCAACTAGAACATATTAGTGCCGACACCATTTTGGATGAAGAAGGGAATAGTTATTATTTGGTCAGGGTACGAACCGATAAAAACTATTTAGGGAATGATGAAGCGCCATTGCCTATTATTCCCGGAATGCTATCTAGTGTAGATATCATCACTGGCAAGAAAAGTATTTTAGATTATTTGCTAAAACCAATAATTAAAGCGCAACAATCAGCGCTACGCGAACGATAA
- a CDS encoding TolC family outer membrane protein: MNKLTLTLASGLLMSCNLASAQSLEQAVAKVLTEHPQLQSSFNQFKASSEQYQSAKGGYYPTVDLTAGAGWGQRETETLGVNSANPTEIGVSIRQLLFSGFATSGEVTRTENETLADQWLLYNDAENIALRVVDVYLEVIKQQQLSELAESNLQTHLAIQKDIKKRTDSGVGSSADLTQVNGRVARATTNSLSAKNNLMDAQTQFLRVVNELPKDLVQPGADVALLPADLDAALAAALDVHPTLKSAQYDVAAANAQTTVAKANNYPEIALELDGNWDRNQNGLDDTKDYELAAMLRLRYNLFNGGSDAAEIRRSAYDVNRAKAVGEDAHRQVSEGTRLAWNAWDVLVRQKSFLQQHVEASFQTVEAYKKQFNLGKRSLLDVLNTENELFEAQNEFISADIDELRAKYRLLNATGLLLEALRVNRPEDWTF, from the coding sequence ATGAATAAGCTGACCTTAACCCTAGCGTCTGGTCTATTGATGTCTTGTAACTTGGCTTCAGCACAGTCATTGGAGCAAGCGGTAGCTAAAGTGCTTACCGAGCATCCACAGCTGCAGTCATCTTTTAATCAATTTAAGGCCAGCAGCGAGCAATACCAAAGTGCCAAAGGCGGTTACTACCCAACGGTAGATCTCACCGCTGGTGCAGGTTGGGGCCAACGGGAAACTGAAACTCTGGGCGTAAATAGTGCTAATCCCACAGAAATTGGCGTGAGTATTCGCCAGCTTCTATTTAGTGGTTTTGCTACGTCAGGAGAGGTTACTCGTACTGAAAACGAAACCTTGGCCGATCAATGGCTGTTATATAACGATGCCGAAAACATTGCCTTGCGAGTGGTTGATGTTTACCTAGAAGTAATAAAGCAGCAACAGTTATCGGAACTTGCCGAAAGTAATCTGCAAACTCACTTGGCCATTCAAAAAGACATTAAAAAACGCACCGATTCGGGCGTTGGTTCTAGTGCTGATTTAACCCAAGTAAATGGCCGTGTTGCCCGAGCAACCACCAACTCGTTATCGGCAAAAAATAACCTGATGGACGCGCAAACTCAGTTTTTGCGAGTGGTTAACGAGTTACCCAAAGATTTAGTACAACCGGGTGCCGATGTCGCCTTGCTACCTGCAGACCTTGATGCAGCGCTTGCCGCGGCTTTAGATGTGCACCCAACCCTTAAGTCGGCTCAATACGACGTTGCTGCCGCGAATGCACAAACTACCGTAGCTAAAGCTAATAACTATCCTGAAATTGCCTTGGAGTTAGATGGTAACTGGGATCGTAACCAAAACGGTTTGGATGATACTAAAGATTATGAGTTAGCCGCGATGCTCCGCCTGCGTTACAACTTGTTTAACGGTGGCAGTGATGCCGCTGAAATTCGCCGCAGTGCTTACGATGTTAATCGTGCAAAAGCTGTGGGCGAAGACGCGCATCGTCAAGTTAGCGAGGGTACCCGTTTAGCTTGGAATGCTTGGGATGTATTGGTTCGTCAAAAATCCTTTCTGCAACAGCATGTTGAGGCGAGCTTTCAAACCGTTGAGGCCTACAAAAAGCAATTTAACTTAGGCAAACGTAGCTTGTTAGATGTACTGAATACCGAAAATGAACTATTTGAAGCGCAAAATGAATTCATTAGTGCCGACATTGATGAACTTCGCGCGAAATACCGTTTACTCAATGCCACAGGCTTATTGCTTGAGGCCTTACGTGTTAATCGACCAGAGGACTGGACTTTTTAA
- a CDS encoding OmpA family protein, with protein sequence MKNKSLIVAAAVLALTACSQTADTYQAEPANYDRQDQDGDGVINERDLCPDTEAGAAVDNDGCSEFQSVDDGYELMVFFGHDSSKLTDEYAPQLQQVADFMQKYPEVKISVEGYASASGSKSYNLKLSKRRAASVRQQLIDDYAVSAERIELEAIGEEELLAAGDSEQAEAANRRARIFVQEQYREAVPRWSIYTPHLKQQ encoded by the coding sequence ATGAAAAACAAGAGCTTAATTGTCGCAGCGGCTGTTTTGGCCTTAACTGCGTGTAGTCAAACTGCTGATACTTACCAGGCTGAGCCTGCTAATTACGACCGCCAAGACCAAGATGGTGATGGCGTTATCAATGAGCGCGATCTTTGCCCGGATACCGAAGCGGGTGCAGCGGTTGATAACGATGGCTGTTCAGAGTTTCAAAGCGTAGATGATGGTTATGAGTTGATGGTCTTTTTTGGCCACGATTCAAGCAAACTAACCGATGAATATGCTCCGCAGCTTCAACAAGTTGCCGACTTTATGCAAAAGTATCCAGAGGTGAAAATCAGTGTTGAAGGCTACGCTAGCGCTAGTGGCAGTAAGTCTTACAACCTTAAGCTGTCTAAACGTCGTGCCGCAAGTGTACGCCAGCAATTAATCGACGACTACGCTGTGAGCGCAGAGCGCATTGAGCTAGAAGCAATTGGGGAAGAAGAGTTGTTGGCTGCTGGTGATTCAGAACAGGCAGAAGCTGCTAATCGCCGAGCTCGAATTTTTGTACAAGAACAATACCGTGAAGCGGTTCCTCGCTGGTCAATTTATACGCCGCACTTAAAGCAGCAATAG
- a CDS encoding transglutaminase-like cysteine peptidase codes for MRGLLARWWIAVLAWPILLFATAYQLEELASTVRNFYGEKAELRVRAWRQTINDGHDLSEADQLRSINDFFNQMQFVDDIDVWGQEDYWATPVEFLGAAAGDCDDFSIAKYFSLIELGVSDEKMRLVYVKSLTYNQFHMVVAYYETPSSIPIILDNINPNILPATQRGDLVPIYSFNGQHLWLMKEKGRGQLAGKSSRLKLWTDLQQRWRLNKLKKPVKNFDA; via the coding sequence ATGCGAGGGCTTTTAGCTAGGTGGTGGATAGCAGTATTGGCTTGGCCAATATTGTTATTTGCTACCGCTTACCAGCTAGAAGAACTCGCCAGCACAGTTCGCAATTTCTATGGTGAAAAAGCCGAACTTAGAGTTCGAGCTTGGCGCCAAACCATCAATGATGGTCATGACTTAAGCGAAGCAGACCAGCTTCGCTCCATTAATGATTTCTTCAATCAAATGCAATTTGTTGATGATATTGATGTGTGGGGGCAAGAAGACTACTGGGCCACTCCCGTCGAATTCTTGGGCGCCGCAGCCGGAGATTGTGACGACTTTAGCATTGCCAAATACTTCTCGTTAATAGAACTGGGCGTGAGTGATGAAAAGATGCGCTTGGTTTATGTAAAGTCGCTTACTTACAACCAATTTCATATGGTGGTGGCATACTATGAAACGCCTTCATCAATACCGATTATTCTCGATAACATCAATCCAAATATATTGCCGGCGACGCAACGTGGCGATTTAGTACCTATATACAGTTTTAATGGTCAGCACTTGTGGTTGATGAAAGAAAAAGGCCGTGGTCAGTTAGCCGGCAAATCTAGTCGTCTTAAGCTTTGGACCGATCTCCAGCAACGCTGGCGGCTAAATAAACTCAAAAAACCAGTAAAGAATTTCGATGCTTAG
- a CDS encoding bifunctional diguanylate cyclase/phosphodiesterase, with the protein MTLYRQLLIVVLLIYGGLLAVVFSIEIGNTRSYLSEQQLSDVNNTSTSLGLSLSPYLEDEDVIGAESVINAMFDSGYYQQISLKLFADDSLIDRQNSRSIDGVPEWFTSLELFQPSAQEQVLTSGWMQLGELKVVGHPGFAYLQLWNAMVDLAKLFVVGYLATVLLLMRALRYLLKPLEQIQQQAKLIEQRNFGQTIPLPHTQELRSVVGAINHMSDNIAQQFESQVQEASALRQQAFQDSVSGLGNRAYFINQSKSWLAESGVGGVALLSLDIIEAIHVRDGFSARDEFIHSVGELFTAYTQQQQQLVFARISNLEFAVLAEGFDQQQLLGLAEEINKDLLSRLATWKQYMPRPLVMGLVLRQKDENIGELLTAADTALHNARELREGFFSLADVEHTHIPRSQWKQLLENTISRQSLAYKAQVVNFIHSDKVLHHELFTTIEVDAQHYAAGQFMPAVEQFRLGAQFDQMVVEQAARALQQDNNLSLAINLTLSAISEASFLAWLVELAQQYQTVASRMAFEIPETAFLQENTQLEASLDSLRDLGFQIGIDQYGRNLNSLNYLSRVKPNYVKIDYGYTAQALAEDGDSHFLSAICRAARNLQIITVAQRVENQQQVELLSALPVDAYQGYVAPPQRFTLND; encoded by the coding sequence ATGACCTTATATCGCCAGTTGTTAATTGTGGTACTGCTTATCTACGGCGGCCTGCTGGCTGTGGTATTTAGTATCGAAATCGGCAATACCCGTAGTTACTTGTCTGAGCAGCAACTATCAGATGTAAACAATACAAGCACTTCTTTAGGTTTGTCCCTAAGCCCCTATCTAGAAGATGAAGATGTAATTGGTGCCGAGTCGGTAATTAACGCCATGTTCGACAGTGGCTACTATCAGCAAATTAGTCTTAAGTTGTTTGCTGACGACAGCCTGATCGACCGCCAAAATTCTCGCTCTATTGATGGCGTGCCCGAGTGGTTTACTTCACTTGAATTATTTCAGCCCAGCGCTCAAGAACAGGTATTAACCAGTGGTTGGATGCAGCTAGGCGAACTAAAAGTAGTTGGCCACCCTGGTTTTGCTTATTTGCAACTGTGGAACGCCATGGTTGATTTAGCAAAGCTGTTTGTCGTGGGGTACTTAGCAACGGTGTTGCTATTAATGCGGGCGTTACGTTATTTGTTAAAACCACTGGAGCAAATTCAACAGCAAGCTAAGTTAATTGAGCAGCGTAATTTTGGCCAAACTATTCCCTTGCCACACACTCAAGAGTTGCGCAGTGTAGTGGGTGCAATTAACCATATGTCGGATAACATTGCCCAGCAGTTTGAAAGCCAAGTACAAGAAGCTAGCGCTTTGCGCCAGCAAGCGTTTCAAGACTCGGTATCAGGCTTAGGTAATCGCGCTTACTTCATCAATCAAAGCAAATCTTGGTTAGCTGAGTCCGGAGTGGGTGGGGTTGCGCTATTGTCTCTCGATATTATTGAAGCCATTCACGTGCGTGATGGTTTTAGTGCTCGGGATGAGTTTATTCATTCTGTAGGGGAGCTGTTTACCGCTTATACCCAGCAACAGCAGCAATTGGTATTTGCCCGCATTAGCAATTTAGAATTTGCAGTATTAGCCGAGGGTTTCGATCAGCAACAACTGTTAGGTCTTGCAGAGGAAATTAATAAAGATTTATTGTCCCGCTTAGCTACGTGGAAGCAGTACATGCCTCGACCATTGGTGATGGGCTTAGTATTGCGCCAGAAAGATGAAAACATAGGCGAGCTATTAACTGCGGCAGATACCGCGTTACATAACGCTCGCGAGTTGCGCGAAGGCTTCTTTAGTTTGGCCGATGTTGAGCATACGCATATTCCGCGCAGCCAATGGAAGCAGCTACTCGAAAATACCATTAGTCGCCAAAGCTTGGCTTACAAGGCGCAGGTAGTTAACTTTATTCATAGCGACAAAGTATTGCACCACGAGTTGTTTACCACCATTGAAGTGGATGCTCAGCATTACGCAGCGGGTCAGTTTATGCCGGCGGTTGAGCAATTTAGATTGGGCGCTCAGTTTGACCAAATGGTGGTTGAGCAAGCCGCGCGAGCTTTGCAGCAAGACAATAACTTAAGCTTGGCAATTAACTTAACTTTATCGGCCATTAGCGAAGCGAGTTTTTTAGCGTGGTTAGTCGAACTGGCACAGCAGTATCAAACGGTGGCATCGCGAATGGCTTTTGAAATTCCAGAAACGGCTTTTTTGCAAGAGAATACCCAGTTAGAAGCCAGTTTAGACAGTTTAAGAGATTTGGGTTTCCAAATTGGTATTGATCAATACGGGCGTAATCTAAACTCCCTAAACTACTTAAGTCGGGTTAAACCTAATTACGTTAAAATTGACTATGGTTATACAGCACAGGCCTTGGCCGAAGATGGCGATAGCCACTTCTTAAGTGCGATATGTAGAGCCGCACGCAATTTACAAATTATCACGGTGGCACAGCGAGTCGAAAATCAACAGCAAGTTGAGCTGCTGTCGGCCTTGCCAGTAGACGCCTATCAAGGTTATGTTGCTCCTCCTCAGCGTTTTACGTTGAATGATTAA
- a CDS encoding SIMPL domain-containing protein (The SIMPL domain is named for its presence in mouse protein SIMPL (signalling molecule that associates with mouse pelle-like kinase). Bacterial member BP26, from Brucella, was shown to assemble into a channel-like structure, while YggE from E. coli has been associated with resistance to oxidative stress.) codes for MNKLLLMGLVACSVSISPAFAALLHTSGEAKLVVIADQVQVDLHATSLAKTASDAKQQVDKIVKVTQSNLANLLTDSDRFEASQLQIQAEYKYQDRERVFVGYRAQRSIIVELANLDGLTQVLDAAMLSGVNEVRQLQYKSSQEEQYKQQVRAMAVNDSYVKAKQLAEGYEGQLGPVVEVNYRNQSAIPVMKIERATLAATDTNAGSYQAAQLIYRDSVDVSFELLTEE; via the coding sequence ATGAACAAATTATTGTTAATGGGCTTGGTTGCCTGCAGTGTTAGCATCTCTCCGGCATTTGCCGCTTTGCTACATACTAGTGGCGAGGCTAAGTTAGTGGTGATTGCCGACCAAGTGCAGGTGGATTTACATGCTACTAGTCTGGCAAAAACGGCCAGTGATGCAAAACAGCAGGTAGATAAAATAGTTAAAGTTACTCAATCAAACCTCGCCAATTTATTAACTGACTCAGACCGCTTTGAAGCCAGCCAACTGCAAATTCAGGCTGAATACAAATACCAAGACAGAGAACGGGTGTTTGTGGGTTATCGCGCGCAGCGCAGTATTATTGTTGAGCTGGCCAACCTAGACGGGCTAACTCAAGTACTTGATGCAGCTATGTTGAGTGGGGTGAATGAAGTGCGTCAGCTACAATACAAAAGCTCACAAGAAGAACAGTACAAGCAACAAGTGCGCGCTATGGCTGTGAACGATTCTTATGTTAAGGCTAAGCAGTTGGCAGAAGGCTATGAAGGCCAACTAGGACCGGTGGTTGAAGTTAATTACCGTAACCAATCTGCTATTCCAGTGATGAAGATAGAACGCGCCACTCTAGCTGCAACCGATACTAACGCCGGCTCCTATCAGGCTGCTCAACTTATTTATAGAGATAGTGTTGATGTGAGCTTTGAATTGCTAACCGAAGAGTAG